Genomic segment of Methanolobus mangrovi:
TCTTTCGCTCAGCGATTCCTGATATTTGAAATCATAAGAGAACATACTATCAATAAGCCATTGGGGTTTATTGTACATATCACCTGCTTCGGCGACTATGGTACCCTGGAACTTCAGTTCTGATACGGTCTCCTCGATCATCTTCACAACATACGGAATGTCGGGTGGCGATCTGCTCCTGAAAGACCGTATCGTTATCTGGTTGACCTTCTCAATGTGGTCAGCAGTAACAGATGCAGCGACAGCCGCACATACCATAAGATATTCATCTTTTACCTTATGACGTCCGGAAATGTCTACTGCTATTATATCAAACATCTGCTAAATCAAAGACATGGATATTATATAAGTTTGAGTAAATCTTTACATCTTTATTCTGCCGATATCGATATACTCGATGCCACTTGCAAATTCGACGGAATATAACATCTGTTTCCTGACACTGTTGGCAAGTCTCACTGCCCTTGACATCAGGGGAAGGAAGAATTCATAGTCCTGCGGAATTGCATGTACCAGATAATCCGAATGAGGAAGCTTGTTCAGTGATTTAACTTCATTGTAGACCCTGAAATGAGTACCAAATTTAAAACCGGTCTTTGGAACAAATCCCCTGCTGCGAAGGTCAACATACGTGCTGTACTTGCGTTCAAAATCAGGATCAATGGATGATGCTGTCTCGGAGAATTCGGCAAGGTCAGGAATATTGCCCGTTGTGCCATCCTTAATCTTTATGAGAGCCTGCTCAAGCAGGTATGCAGATTCTACAAGAGATAACTGGAGACGCTCATTATCAAGAGGTTTACCATAAAAACCATTTTCGTAAAGCAGATGTGAAGCCTCTTCATCCCATATCAGGACACGGTCTTCCAGCATCGTTGCAGGAACAGGTTCATCCTCTGGAAGGATTGCATCCATACTCCCTTTGATATCAGCTTTCTTCACTTCATAATAAGTAAGGTCACTTTCTTCATCAACAATGGCAAGCACCATTTGCTTGCGAACGTTTACCGCAGCAGTGTACTGTGAAAGAAGGTCCTTAATAGGCATTGGGATACGCTCAGACCTTACATAGACGAACATCTTTGCCTGGGTCTTGCCCGGATGGCCTCCCCTGGGATATACCCGGAAATCCGTAACACTTGGCTGGACATAGTATCCCCTCTCTCGAAGGTCTTTGTAAACAATGTACTTCAACTCAAAGAACTGCTGTCTGTTAGATGCTTCTGTGAAAAACTCCTGAAATGTAAGGGCCTTTTCATCCATGGTAATCTCAAGCCTGTTCTTGTAAAGCAGATATGCTGCCTCGATAAGTGTGAGTTCAAGAACATCGCCCTTTGGACGTCCGTAATACCCGGTGTTATACAGCTCATTAATAGCCTGTTTCCCGGCCTTTACCCTATCGTTGATAAGTTTTCCAATCAAAAAATTCACCTGAATTAAATAAGAATATGTGTAAGAATGTATATGGATTCAGATATTGGACTACCTATTTAACCATAGTGGACTGGAACCTGTGATTCCTGAAATATTGGAACAAAAGAGAATGTGAGAGTGACAATTGAAAATGAAGCCTGAAAGCCTCAGCTTAGAGGTAGGCTTCAGTAACATAACGGTGCATCATCCTATGACTATTGAAGTAGTATGCGATTAGTTCAATTGAATTGTTTATGAGGTTCACCCATTCATCTTTTCTCCAGTAGTATTTTGGGATTATGATATATTCCAATTTATTGTAAAGGTCATCCAGTTCCATCATTTCAATTTGTTCCAGAGATTTATCCACTTCCGGCCTGGGACCGATGGAATAACCTGTGACACCTTCAACACAACCTTCTATCCACCAGCCATCAAGCACACTGAAATTTACAACACCATTATGTGCGGCCTTCATACCACTGGTACCGGATGCTTCAAGTGGTTTTCTGGGATTGTTAAGCCAAACGTCAACGCCCGATACCATCTTCAGGGAAAGATCCATATCGTAATTTTCCAGATAAGCAATCTTTATTTCACTTTTGAGTTCTTCAGCATACCTAAAGATCATCTCTATGAATTTTTTGCCCTGTTCATCTTTAGGATGGGCTTTTCCTGCAAAGATCAACTGTATCTTTCCGGCTTCATTCACCTTTCTGAGTCTTTTAAGATCAGAAAAGATTAAAGTGGGTCTTTTGTATTCTGTAATGCGTCTTGCAAAGCCAATGGTCAGTGTATCATAATCCATATCATTCCCACATTCACGATTCACATAATCAATGAGATCTTTTTTTGCGAACTCATGCGCATCCCATATTTCACTATCCGGTATACTGCGGACCCTGACAAGAAGCTCCGGCTCATTTGCCCAGCCGGGAAGATATTCATCATAAAGTTTTCTGAAATGAGAACAAACCCATGTATAAGAGTGAACACCATTTGTTATAGAATTGAACTTGTATCCGGGAAACATTTTTTCAGATATTTCCCTGTGCCTTTTTGCAACACCGTTGACATAGTTTGAAAGGTTCAGACCAAGAACGGTCATATTCAATTGGTGTT
This window contains:
- a CDS encoding DUF2209 domain-containing protein is translated as MFDIIAVDISGRHKVKDEYLMVCAAVAASVTADHIEKVNQITIRSFRSRSPPDIPYVVKMIEETVSELKFQGTIVAEAGDMYNKPQWLIDSMFSYDFKYQESLSERRCIEIAHHVSLSSRKLLLKELGVQ
- the endA gene encoding tRNA-intron lyase produces the protein MIGKLINDRVKAGKQAINELYNTGYYGRPKGDVLELTLIEAAYLLYKNRLEITMDEKALTFQEFFTEASNRQQFFELKYIVYKDLRERGYYVQPSVTDFRVYPRGGHPGKTQAKMFVYVRSERIPMPIKDLLSQYTAAVNVRKQMVLAIVDEESDLTYYEVKKADIKGSMDAILPEDEPVPATMLEDRVLIWDEEASHLLYENGFYGKPLDNERLQLSLVESAYLLEQALIKIKDGTTGNIPDLAEFSETASSIDPDFERKYSTYVDLRSRGFVPKTGFKFGTHFRVYNEVKSLNKLPHSDYLVHAIPQDYEFFLPLMSRAVRLANSVRKQMLYSVEFASGIEYIDIGRIKM
- the glgP gene encoding alpha-glucan family phosphorylase codes for the protein MDNIILEKGRKIAYFSMEIGLKKEIPTYSGGLGILAGDTIKASADLGLPLIGVTLLNRRGYFMQKLDSAGRQTEHPQEWSPSDFMQPLPAEVTVTIQNRDVKVKAWFYEHQSLTQETVPVLFLDTDVEGNSMEDRQITHSLYGGDRKYRLKQEMILGIGGVRMLKELGYSITKYHMNEGHSSLLALELLHQNNVSVSKVKELCVFTTHTPIESGHDVFSHDLVMELIGQNSDFEILKKYGGEHQLNMTVLGLNLSNYVNGVAKRHREISEKMFPGYKFNSITNGVHSYTWVCSHFRKLYDEYLPGWANEPELLVRVRSIPDSEIWDAHEFAKKDLIDYVNRECGNDMDYDTLTIGFARRITEYKRPTLIFSDLKRLRKVNEAGKIQLIFAGKAHPKDEQGKKFIEMIFRYAEELKSEIKIAYLENYDMDLSLKMVSGVDVWLNNPRKPLEASGTSGMKAAHNGVVNFSVLDGWWIEGCVEGVTGYSIGPRPEVDKSLEQIEMMELDDLYNKLEYIIIPKYYWRKDEWVNLINNSIELIAYYFNSHRMMHRYVTEAYL